One Kaistella polysaccharea DNA segment encodes these proteins:
- the coaE gene encoding dephospho-CoA kinase (Dephospho-CoA kinase (CoaE) performs the final step in coenzyme A biosynthesis.): MIEEEAEPEPRDSTKIIGITGGIGSGKSTVSKLIEEAGYPVYYSDIRAKTIVNDHPQLQQQIEELLGEKSYDENGLYDRKYVADLVFEDEELLLKLNSLIHPAVKLDFENWVSQQKTDFVFKETALLFELKLNENCYKSLLVTADDNCRLKRVMDRDNKTYREVETIMLRQMPEKDKVKIADFVIYNNDGLEELEDETKKALEEIIAS; the protein is encoded by the coding sequence ATGATAGAAGAAGAAGCTGAACCCGAACCCAGGGACAGTACAAAAATTATTGGAATAACCGGTGGAATTGGCTCCGGAAAATCAACGGTGTCGAAACTTATTGAAGAAGCAGGTTATCCTGTTTATTATTCAGACATTCGGGCGAAAACAATTGTGAATGATCATCCGCAACTTCAGCAACAGATCGAAGAACTTCTAGGAGAAAAATCGTATGACGAAAATGGTTTATACGACCGGAAATATGTTGCAGATCTAGTTTTTGAAGATGAGGAACTATTATTGAAACTCAATTCATTAATTCATCCGGCCGTAAAATTAGATTTTGAAAACTGGGTTTCACAGCAAAAAACAGATTTTGTTTTTAAAGAAACAGCTCTTTTGTTTGAATTGAAATTAAACGAAAACTGCTACAAATCCCTATTGGTTACCGCTGATGACAACTGCAGATTAAAAAGAGTAATGGATCGCGATAACAAAACATATCGGGAAGTCGAAACAATAATGTTGCGACAAATGCCTGAGAAAGATAAAGTGAAAATTGCAGACTTTGTTATTTACAACAATGACGGTCTTGAAGAGCTTGAAGACGAAACTAAAAAAGCTTTAGAGGAAATTATCGCCTCGTAA
- a CDS encoding MBL fold metallo-hydrolase, translating into MKLYPIQCGKFKLDGGAMFGVVPKSLWQRTNPADENNLIELGTRSLLVEDGKKLILIDCGLGDKQNEKFFGHYSLWGDDTLDKNLKKYGFIKEDITDVFLTHLHFDHCGGAIEWNADRTGYQPAFKNAQFWTNEEHWKWATEPNPREKASFLKENILPMQESGQLNFLPTPQNGNYGFAPDLKMDVIFVDGHTEKQMLPVIQYQEKTIVFAADLIPTVGHIPQVYVMGYDTRPLLTMEEKAKFLKQCVDNEYLLFFEHDAHNDLASLKMTDKGIRLDETFSMNEVFGY; encoded by the coding sequence ATGAAACTCTATCCTATACAGTGCGGAAAATTTAAATTAGATGGTGGTGCAATGTTTGGTGTAGTGCCGAAATCTCTTTGGCAACGGACGAATCCGGCTGATGAAAATAATTTAATAGAATTGGGAACGCGTTCACTTTTGGTGGAAGACGGTAAAAAACTGATTCTCATCGATTGTGGTTTAGGAGACAAGCAGAATGAGAAATTCTTCGGTCATTACTCGCTTTGGGGCGATGATACTTTGGATAAAAACCTGAAAAAATATGGTTTCATAAAAGAAGATATTACAGATGTTTTTTTGACACACCTTCATTTTGACCATTGTGGCGGCGCGATCGAGTGGAATGCTGACCGAACTGGTTATCAACCAGCTTTTAAAAATGCACAATTCTGGACGAACGAAGAACATTGGAAATGGGCGACAGAACCTAATCCGAGAGAAAAGGCAAGTTTTTTGAAAGAGAATATTTTGCCAATGCAGGAAAGTGGACAGTTGAATTTTTTGCCAACTCCGCAAAATGGCAATTACGGTTTCGCACCAGATTTGAAAATGGATGTTATTTTTGTAGATGGACATACCGAAAAGCAAATGCTTCCAGTCATTCAATATCAGGAAAAAACAATTGTTTTCGCGGCAGATTTAATTCCTACTGTTGGGCATATTCCACAGGTTTATGTGATGGGTTATGATACGCGTCCGCTTTTAACAATGGAAGAAAAGGCAAAGTTTCTAAAGCAATGTGTTGATAATGAATATCTTTTGTTTTTTGAGCACGATGCGCACAATGATTTGGCGAGTTTGAAAATGACGGATAAAGGTATTCGGTTAGATGAAACTTTCAGCATGAATGAAGTTTTTGGTTATTAA
- a CDS encoding four helix bundle protein, with translation MENVFQEKDNIIRSKSFDFSVRIVNLYKILYYQRNEMVISKQLIRSATSVGANIEEGIAAFSKKEFIFKLQISYKEAFESRYWLKLLFKTEYIKQSEFESLLFDVEEIIKIMTVILKSSKENQ, from the coding sequence ATGGAAAATGTTTTTCAAGAAAAGGATAATATTATTAGGAGTAAATCATTTGATTTTTCGGTTAGAATAGTCAATTTGTATAAAATTCTTTATTATCAAAGGAATGAAATGGTGATTTCTAAACAGTTAATACGATCTGCAACATCTGTTGGAGCAAATATTGAAGAAGGAATTGCTGCTTTTAGCAAAAAAGAATTTATATTTAAACTTCAAATTTCTTACAAAGAAGCTTTCGAAAGTAGATATTGGCTCAAACTTCTTTTTAAAACAGAATATATAAAACAATCGGAATTTGAATCTCTACTTTTTGATGTAGAAGAAATTATAAAAATTATGACGGTAATTTTAAAATCTTCAAAAGAGAATCAGTAA
- the ruvB gene encoding Holliday junction branch migration DNA helicase RuvB, whose translation MPDFLHPDQENFSEDELILEEKIRPQSFQDFAGQRKTLDNLEVFVAAAKNRNGALDHVLLHGPPGLGKTTLAHIIANELGVGCKITSGPVLDKPGSLAGLLTNLEENDVLFIDEIHRLSPIVEEYLYSAMEDYKIDIMLESGPNARSVQIGLNPFTLVGATTRSGMLTKPMLARFGIQSRLEYYTIELLSMIIERSARVLDVKIYEDAALEIARRSRGTPRIANALLRRVRDFAEIKGNGEIEINITKFALNSLNVDEFGLDDMDNRIMRVMIENFRGKPVGISALATSIGENPETLEEVYEPFLIQEGFIIRTPRGREVTEKAYKHLQITIPRRPDELF comes from the coding sequence ATGCCCGACTTTTTGCATCCTGATCAAGAAAATTTTTCTGAGGATGAATTGATTTTAGAAGAGAAAATCCGTCCGCAGAGTTTTCAGGATTTTGCCGGACAGCGCAAGACTTTGGATAATTTAGAAGTGTTTGTAGCAGCAGCAAAAAATCGGAATGGCGCTTTGGATCACGTCCTTTTACACGGTCCACCCGGTTTGGGAAAAACGACATTAGCCCATATTATCGCTAATGAATTGGGTGTTGGCTGCAAAATAACTTCGGGACCTGTTTTGGATAAACCTGGAAGTTTAGCCGGCTTACTCACGAATTTAGAAGAAAATGATGTTTTATTTATCGATGAAATTCACAGACTTTCACCGATTGTAGAAGAATATTTATACTCCGCGATGGAAGATTATAAGATTGACATCATGCTGGAAAGTGGGCCGAATGCGAGAAGTGTTCAGATTGGCTTAAATCCTTTTACCTTGGTTGGAGCAACGACCAGAAGTGGAATGCTAACCAAACCAATGTTGGCGAGATTCGGAATTCAGTCACGTTTAGAATATTATACGATCGAACTTTTATCAATGATCATTGAAAGAAGTGCGCGTGTTCTGGATGTCAAAATCTATGAAGATGCAGCTTTGGAAATTGCGAGAAGAAGTCGTGGAACGCCTAGAATTGCAAATGCATTGTTGCGAAGAGTTCGAGATTTTGCTGAGATCAAAGGAAATGGGGAAATTGAAATTAATATTACAAAATTTGCGTTGAACTCCTTAAATGTTGATGAATTTGGACTCGATGATATGGACAATCGAATAATGCGCGTCATGATCGAAAATTTCCGTGGGAAACCAGTGGGAATTTCTGCCTTGGCAACTTCGATTGGTGAAAACCCGGAAACTTTGGAAGAGGTTTATGAACCGTTTTTGATTCAGGAAGGTTTTATTATTCGAACTCCAAGAGGAAGAGAAGTGACCGAAAAGGCGTATAAACATTTGCAGATTACGATTCCGAGAAGACCAGATGAACTCTTCTAG
- the hutI gene encoding imidazolonepropionase: MKLIGPFTQIVTLANLPLRGKLSDDKLEIINDGGILIKDGKIENTGSFYDLKEQFPTIEIETIEGEQICLPAFTDSHTHICFSGNRANDFAMRNAGKTYLEIAESGGGIWSSVQHTRTASEEELLKTTLERINFLISQGITTIEIKSGYGLDVESELKMLRVVKKAQTFTKATLVPTCLSAHLKPRDFEGSSQEYLQYILDEILPKVKEENLAKRVDIFIEKSAFLPEESKVFLLKAKELGFEITVHADQFTSGSSRIAVEVGAKSADHLEATIDEDIKFLAKSETVATALPGASLGLGEKFTPARKILDAGGILAIASDWNPGSAPMGNLITQASILATFEKLSTAEVLAGISFRSAFALNFEDRGTLEKGKKADFVTFKNDNFQNVLYHQGSLKAEAVYIDGEKQTL; this comes from the coding sequence ATGAAATTAATCGGTCCTTTTACACAAATTGTAACGCTTGCAAACTTGCCTTTGCGTGGAAAACTTTCGGATGACAAACTCGAAATTATCAATGACGGTGGAATTTTAATTAAAGATGGAAAAATAGAAAACACTGGTTCTTTTTATGATTTAAAAGAACAATTTCCAACTATAGAAATCGAAACTATTGAAGGTGAACAAATATGCTTGCCGGCTTTTACAGATTCTCACACGCATATTTGTTTTAGTGGAAACCGTGCCAATGATTTTGCGATGCGAAATGCAGGAAAAACTTATTTGGAAATCGCAGAAAGTGGCGGTGGAATCTGGAGTTCCGTTCAACATACCAGAACTGCGAGCGAAGAAGAATTATTAAAAACGACTTTAGAAAGAATTAATTTTCTGATATCACAAGGAATTACGACGATTGAAATAAAATCCGGTTATGGTTTAGATGTTGAAAGTGAACTGAAAATGTTGCGCGTTGTTAAAAAAGCACAAACTTTTACGAAAGCGACTTTAGTTCCGACTTGTCTTTCAGCCCATTTAAAACCCAGAGATTTTGAAGGAAGCTCGCAGGAATATTTACAATATATTTTAGACGAAATTTTACCCAAAGTAAAAGAAGAAAATCTCGCAAAAAGAGTTGATATTTTTATTGAAAAATCTGCATTTCTTCCAGAAGAAAGTAAAGTGTTTTTATTAAAAGCAAAAGAATTAGGTTTTGAAATTACCGTTCACGCCGATCAATTTACTTCCGGAAGTTCCAGAATTGCCGTTGAAGTTGGTGCAAAATCTGCGGATCATTTGGAAGCAACTATTGATGAAGATATCAAGTTTTTAGCAAAATCAGAAACAGTCGCAACTGCACTTCCGGGAGCGAGTTTAGGTTTGGGTGAAAAATTTACGCCGGCACGTAAAATTTTAGATGCGGGTGGAATTTTAGCGATTGCGTCTGATTGGAATCCTGGTTCTGCACCGATGGGAAATTTGATTACTCAAGCGAGTATTTTAGCGACTTTTGAAAAATTATCAACGGCGGAAGTTTTGGCGGGAATTAGTTTCCGTTCGGCTTTTGCTTTGAATTTTGAAGACCGCGGAACTTTAGAAAAAGGAAAAAAAGCAGATTTTGTTACTTTTAAAAATGATAATTTCCAGAATGTTCTTTATCACCAGGGAAGTTTAAAAGCGGAAGCTGTTTATATTGATGGCGAAAAACAAACATTATGA
- a CDS encoding DUF695 domain-containing protein, producing MSWRKTEFTEKYEAAKIETTEDSYSLLEGTLENGFPMLATVNVDLLQWNQKASHPWISVLRIKYHGDEDNGFPDDKDYDLFNLIEDEMMLELNTEEGNLNLGRETADNVREIYFVSKDFRKISKVLAETVQKYPDYEMTFDIYKDKYWQSFERYGIH from the coding sequence TTGAGCTGGCGCAAAACAGAATTTACGGAAAAATACGAAGCTGCAAAAATTGAAACCACTGAAGATTCCTATTCATTATTAGAAGGAACTTTGGAAAATGGATTTCCCATGCTCGCTACCGTTAATGTCGATTTATTGCAATGGAATCAAAAAGCCTCGCATCCCTGGATTTCGGTTTTAAGAATTAAATATCACGGTGATGAAGACAATGGTTTTCCAGACGATAAAGATTATGACCTTTTTAATTTAATTGAAGATGAAATGATGCTTGAACTAAACACAGAAGAAGGAAACTTAAATCTTGGTCGGGAAACTGCCGACAATGTTCGAGAAATTTATTTCGTCAGCAAAGACTTCAGAAAGATTTCAAAAGTTCTGGCAGAAACGGTGCAGAAATATCCAGACTACGAAATGACGTTTGATATCTATAAGGATAAGTATTGGCAGTCATTTGAACGGTACGGAATTCATTAA
- the paaB gene encoding 1,2-phenylacetyl-CoA epoxidase subunit PaaB — MSNLDMWEVFIQTKPGLSHKHAGIVQAATAEMALQAARDVYTRRMEGTSIWVVPSKYLVTSEGIDKEAFFDPADDKLYRHPTFYEIPNDVKNM; from the coding sequence ATGAGTAATTTAGATATGTGGGAAGTTTTTATCCAGACAAAACCGGGACTTTCCCATAAACACGCAGGAATTGTGCAAGCGGCAACTGCGGAAATGGCATTACAGGCAGCAAGAGACGTTTATACCAGAAGAATGGAAGGAACCTCAATTTGGGTAGTTCCAAGTAAATATTTGGTGACTTCGGAAGGAATTGATAAAGAAGCATTTTTCGATCCGGCCGATGATAAACTCTATCGCCACCCGACTTTTTACGAAATCCCGAATGATGTGAAAAATATGTAA
- the paaC gene encoding 1,2-phenylacetyl-CoA epoxidase subunit PaaC, whose product MNPLFNYTLKLADDTLIFGQRLGELCGQGPYLEEDIALTNIALDYLGQSNNFYKYAAQIQDLGKSEDDLAFLRLEKEYLNCQLSELPNGDYANTLLKVYFFSVYQKILYTELMKSSDEQLSAIAEKSLKEVKYHYTHTSTWIKMFAGGTEESKTRLKNAVENLWEYTGGMFAETPGEEDLAKLEIVPNGKQIEELWKKTVAEDFQNFGIEIPESKFMQKGSRTGYHTEYFGFILCELQYMQRTYPNCAW is encoded by the coding sequence ATGAATCCACTTTTTAATTATACTTTAAAATTAGCCGATGATACTTTGATTTTTGGTCAAAGGTTGGGCGAACTTTGCGGACAGGGACCTTATCTGGAAGAAGATATCGCCTTGACGAATATCGCTTTAGATTATCTCGGACAGTCTAATAATTTTTATAAATACGCTGCACAAATTCAGGATCTTGGAAAATCAGAAGACGATTTGGCATTTTTGCGTTTGGAAAAAGAATATCTGAATTGTCAGTTGTCGGAACTTCCGAATGGTGATTATGCAAATACGCTTTTAAAAGTTTATTTCTTTTCGGTTTATCAGAAAATTCTTTACACAGAATTAATGAAAAGCAGCGACGAACAACTTTCTGCAATTGCGGAAAAATCTTTAAAAGAAGTAAAATATCATTATACGCATACTTCAACCTGGATTAAAATGTTTGCAGGCGGAACCGAAGAAAGCAAAACCCGTTTGAAAAACGCCGTTGAAAATCTTTGGGAATACACGGGCGGAATGTTTGCAGAAACTCCAGGCGAAGAAGATCTTGCGAAATTAGAAATCGTTCCGAACGGAAAACAAATTGAGGAACTTTGGAAAAAAACAGTCGCTGAAGATTTCCAAAATTTCGGCATAGAAATTCCCGAAAGTAAATTTATGCAAAAAGGTTCAAGAACTGGCTATCACACCGAATATTTTGGATTCATTTTATGTGAATTGCAGTATATGCAGCGAACATATCCAAACTGCGCTTGGTAA
- the paaD gene encoding 1,2-phenylacetyl-CoA epoxidase subunit PaaD → MVNQANLLEILSQIPDPEIPVINIVELGIVREAKMVSDNEVEIVITPTYSACPAMFNIEEDIVKLFKEKGIQAKVTTKISPIWTTDWITDEAREKLRVYGITPPEKGNHEDHLNVPKKCPRCGSTNTKQISRFGSTLCKASYQCNDCLEPFDYFKCH, encoded by the coding sequence GTGGTTAATCAAGCAAACTTATTAGAGATACTTTCTCAGATTCCCGATCCCGAAATTCCCGTAATCAATATCGTGGAACTCGGCATTGTTCGGGAAGCAAAAATGGTTTCCGATAACGAAGTCGAAATTGTTATTACACCGACTTATTCGGCATGTCCAGCGATGTTTAACATTGAAGAAGACATTGTTAAACTCTTTAAAGAAAAAGGAATTCAGGCGAAAGTTACTACCAAAATTTCTCCCATTTGGACGACCGACTGGATTACCGATGAAGCGCGGGAAAAACTTCGTGTTTACGGAATTACGCCACCGGAAAAAGGAAATCACGAGGATCATTTAAATGTCCCGAAAAAATGTCCAAGATGCGGCTCTACTAATACAAAGCAAATCAGCAGATTTGGTTCTACGCTTTGCAAAGCCAGTTATCAATGCAATGATTGTCTGGAACCTTTCGATTATTTTAAATGTCATTAA
- a CDS encoding enoyl-CoA hydratase-related protein: MYTQLQIESHLDGKLLIAYINDEKTFNSLNKSTLSELRTFVHDGSRDENVRCLAISGRGKAFCSGQNLKDAMSFSDPDEDRVIQRMVIDYYNPLVKEIANARKPVISLVNGPAVGAGAMLALICDFTLSTESSYFSQAFVNIGLIPDTGGTYWLPKLLGRQQANYLAFTGKKISAKEAKDLGLIADVFEDENFVQNAMAVLTQISNLPTKAISLTKKAFNESYDNTLVQQLDIEGILQQEAAESEDFMEGVSAFLEKRIPEYKGK, encoded by the coding sequence ATGTACACCCAACTTCAAATAGAATCTCACCTGGATGGGAAATTGCTCATCGCTTATATTAATGACGAGAAAACTTTTAACAGTTTAAATAAATCGACTCTTTCCGAACTTCGCACTTTTGTTCATGATGGAAGTCGTGACGAAAATGTTCGTTGTCTGGCGATTTCCGGTCGTGGAAAAGCGTTCTGTTCCGGACAAAATTTGAAAGATGCGATGTCATTTAGCGATCCGGATGAAGACCGGGTTATTCAAAGAATGGTGATTGATTATTATAATCCTTTGGTGAAAGAAATTGCAAATGCTAGAAAACCAGTTATTTCCTTGGTGAATGGTCCTGCAGTTGGAGCTGGCGCAATGTTGGCTTTAATTTGTGATTTCACTTTGTCTACAGAATCTTCTTACTTTTCACAGGCATTTGTCAATATTGGATTAATTCCTGATACCGGCGGAACATATTGGTTACCAAAACTTTTGGGCAGACAACAAGCAAATTATCTGGCTTTTACCGGAAAAAAAATATCAGCGAAAGAAGCGAAAGATTTAGGATTAATTGCCGATGTTTTCGAAGATGAAAACTTTGTGCAAAATGCAATGGCTGTTTTAACTCAAATCTCCAATCTACCGACGAAAGCGATTTCACTCACAAAAAAAGCTTTCAATGAATCTTATGATAATACACTGGTTCAGCAATTAGATATAGAAGGAATACTTCAGCAAGAAGCGGCAGAATCAGAAGATTTCATGGAAGGAGTTTCAGCATTTTTAGAAAAAAGAATACCGGAGTATAAAGGGAAGTAG
- a CDS encoding GLPGLI family protein, with product MRKLIIMLFIFIINYSFAQTKQFIYEYISIPDSTQKKNSHSEIMVLNIDKEQSEYFSYRKFVSDSTIQSEIKDGSYFLKPPAPPQKRSTIIPRLRIIKKNNSSTIEYITPISETDYVVHQNIDLKWKLHPEYLSVLDYKAQKATIEFAGRKWIAWFTKDIPFQDGPYKFQGLPGLIVKIEDESKSHQFELKGIKNLNENFVYPDNSNNVKITIPHAKFIKAFKENRKYPAIALKKRFPNAEHAEMIKNIEKNMMEELKKDNNIIEIDLIK from the coding sequence ATGAGAAAATTAATTATCATGTTATTTATTTTTATAATAAATTACAGTTTCGCACAAACGAAACAGTTTATTTACGAATATATTTCTATACCCGATTCTACGCAAAAAAAGAATTCTCATTCTGAAATAATGGTTCTAAATATTGATAAAGAGCAATCTGAATATTTCAGCTATAGAAAATTTGTTTCAGATTCTACAATCCAGTCAGAAATTAAAGATGGTTCTTATTTTCTTAAACCACCTGCTCCACCGCAAAAAAGAAGTACAATAATTCCAAGACTTAGGATCATCAAAAAAAATAATTCTAGTACCATTGAATATATTACACCGATTTCTGAAACTGACTATGTGGTTCATCAAAATATCGATTTAAAATGGAAACTTCATCCGGAATACCTCTCGGTTTTAGATTATAAAGCGCAAAAGGCAACCATTGAATTTGCTGGTAGAAAATGGATTGCTTGGTTCACAAAAGATATCCCTTTCCAAGATGGTCCATACAAATTCCAAGGTTTGCCAGGCTTAATCGTAAAAATAGAAGACGAGTCTAAAAGTCATCAATTTGAATTAAAAGGGATTAAAAATTTGAACGAAAATTTTGTGTACCCAGACAATTCAAATAACGTTAAGATTACAATTCCCCATGCAAAGTTTATAAAAGCGTTTAAAGAAAATCGAAAATATCCAGCGATTGCCTTAAAGAAAAGATTTCCTAATGCCGAACATGCAGAAATGATTAAAAATATTGAAAAAAACATGATGGAGGAACTCAAAAAAGACAATAACATCATTGAAATCGATCTAATTAAATAA
- a CDS encoding 3-hydroxyacyl-CoA dehydrogenase NAD-binding domain-containing protein, whose translation MKNVGIIGSGTMGIGIAQVAATAGCEVFLYDQNSAQTEKSLASLKKVLDRLVEKQKISAEKGEDIFTKIKPCTELQDFKDCDLVIEAIIENKEIKTKVFQQLEEIISDECIISSNTSSISITSLSSELKNPKRFIGIHFFNPAPLMPLVEVIPGLLTEKTLAYEITSLMESWGKTPVIAKDVPGFIVNRIARPFYGEALRIAEENIATPEQIDDAMRTLGNFKMGPFELMDLIGIDVNFSVTKTVYADYFYDPKYKPSLLQQRMSEAKLHGRKTGKGFYDYSENAQKPAPEKDEELYQEIFMRILSMLINEAVEAKRLGIANDEAIELAMQKGVNYPKGLLQWGFDIGFNKVSETLQNLYEVYQEERYRQSALLRKM comes from the coding sequence ATGAAAAACGTAGGAATAATAGGTTCTGGAACCATGGGAATTGGAATTGCACAAGTTGCAGCAACTGCCGGTTGTGAAGTTTTCTTGTATGATCAAAACTCAGCACAAACAGAAAAGTCTTTAGCAAGTCTTAAAAAGGTTCTGGACAGATTGGTTGAAAAACAAAAAATTTCTGCAGAAAAAGGCGAAGATATTTTTACAAAAATAAAACCTTGTACGGAACTTCAGGATTTCAAAGATTGTGATTTGGTGATTGAAGCGATCATTGAAAACAAAGAAATCAAAACAAAAGTTTTTCAACAATTAGAAGAAATTATTTCTGATGAATGTATTATTTCTAGCAACACTTCTTCGATTTCAATCACTTCCCTATCTTCAGAATTGAAGAATCCGAAACGTTTTATTGGAATTCATTTTTTCAATCCGGCTCCTTTAATGCCTTTGGTGGAAGTTATTCCGGGATTGTTAACCGAGAAAACTTTGGCTTACGAAATTACTTCCTTAATGGAAAGTTGGGGTAAAACTCCAGTCATTGCGAAAGATGTTCCTGGATTTATTGTGAATAGAATTGCGCGTCCGTTTTATGGAGAAGCGTTGAGAATTGCTGAAGAGAATATCGCCACGCCGGAACAGATTGATGATGCGATGCGAACTTTGGGTAATTTCAAAATGGGACCTTTTGAATTGATGGATCTCATTGGGATTGATGTTAATTTCTCTGTAACAAAAACGGTTTACGCTGATTATTTTTACGATCCGAAATATAAACCGAGTTTGCTTCAACAAAGAATGAGCGAGGCAAAATTACACGGTCGAAAAACGGGAAAAGGTTTTTACGATTACTCCGAAAATGCTCAAAAACCTGCTCCCGAAAAAGACGAAGAATTGTACCAGGAAATTTTCATGCGGATTTTATCAATGTTAATCAACGAAGCCGTAGAAGCAAAACGACTTGGAATCGCCAACGATGAAGCCATAGAATTAGCCATGCAAAAAGGCGTGAACTATCCGAAAGGTTTGTTGCAGTGGGGATTTGATATTGGCTTTAATAAAGTTTCTGAAACCTTGCAAAATCTTTACGAAGTATATCAGGAGGAAAGATACCGGCAAAGCGCGCTTCTTCGCAAGATGTAA
- a CDS encoding PaaI family thioesterase: MTPYELAQYMLNQDHFSQWMGIKLIEVREKYCLIVMPVKQEMINGLRTVHGGVTFSLADSALAFSSNNTNEASVALHCSMNFTKAIRLGDTLTAESVLISDTRKTGVYDISITNQHKVLVATFRGTVYKIDKKVTDL, from the coding sequence ATGACTCCATACGAACTCGCGCAATACATGCTTAATCAGGATCACTTCTCACAATGGATGGGAATAAAACTCATCGAAGTTCGCGAGAAATATTGTCTGATTGTAATGCCTGTAAAACAAGAAATGATCAACGGATTGCGAACGGTTCACGGCGGCGTTACTTTTTCCCTCGCAGATTCTGCTTTGGCTTTTTCGAGTAATAATACGAATGAAGCTTCTGTTGCTTTACATTGTTCAATGAACTTTACAAAAGCAATTCGATTGGGAGATACTTTAACGGCAGAAAGTGTTTTGATTTCCGATACCAGAAAAACTGGAGTTTATGATATTTCGATTACGAATCAGCATAAAGTTCTAGTTGCGACTTTTCGTGGCACGGTTTATAAAATCGATAAGAAGGTGACGGATCTATAG
- a CDS encoding type II toxin-antitoxin system ParD family antitoxin: MGKNTSILLGDHFENFVNEKITSGKFSSVSEVIRNALRLMENEENKTKILINELKIGEKSGIVKDFDRNENLKKIHAKHLVK, translated from the coding sequence ATGGGAAAAAATACATCAATATTACTTGGCGATCATTTTGAAAATTTTGTCAACGAAAAAATTACTAGCGGAAAATTTTCATCTGTAAGTGAAGTCATTAGAAATGCGTTGCGTTTAATGGAAAATGAAGAAAATAAAACGAAGATTTTGATCAACGAACTTAAAATTGGAGAAAAAAGTGGAATCGTAAAAGATTTTGACAGGAATGAAAATTTAAAAAAGATTCACGCCAAACACCTCGTTAAATGA
- a CDS encoding type II toxin-antitoxin system RelE/ParE family toxin: MIFEISEKANEDLENIWLYTYENWSQEQADRYYNLILNEIEYITENFESGKSFEHIRKGYRSAKVKSHLVFYRISKRDTIEIIRILHQRMDIENRLVE; encoded by the coding sequence ATGATTTTTGAAATAAGTGAAAAAGCAAATGAAGATCTTGAAAACATTTGGTTATACACTTATGAAAATTGGTCCCAAGAACAGGCAGACCGCTATTATAATCTTATCCTAAATGAGATTGAATATATTACTGAGAATTTCGAAAGTGGCAAATCATTCGAACATATTAGAAAAGGTTATCGCTCTGCAAAAGTAAAATCCCATCTTGTTTTTTACCGAATATCAAAAAGAGATACCATAGAAATCATCAGAATACTTCATCAAAGAATGGATATTGAAAACCGCCTGGTAGAATAA